A stretch of Paenibacillus mucilaginosus 3016 DNA encodes these proteins:
- a CDS encoding suppressor of fused domain protein, whose amino-acid sequence MSNQEVSPSGIPIYHHEAKERDIDFAVGDEAAIQRITTHVEQHIGPVTNVFHELVSDRVHLDILLVPPTPRRNYYTLVTCGMSNLPMTVPEGAENFRYAELMLCLPPSWAVTEEAFRKEEHYWPVRMLKTLARLPHDYGTWLYHAHTIPNGDPAQPYARSTKLACMLVELPTIVDDPHAFFTLNMEPGKAVHFFTLIPLYAEEMNLKLTQGTEALLEKLAQAGVNELVQPDRKNVAKKKWFGLF is encoded by the coding sequence ATGAGCAACCAAGAAGTATCTCCATCCGGCATTCCCATCTACCATCACGAAGCGAAAGAACGGGATATCGATTTCGCAGTCGGTGACGAGGCAGCCATCCAGCGCATCACCACGCATGTAGAGCAGCATATCGGACCAGTCACGAACGTGTTCCATGAGCTGGTTTCGGATCGGGTTCACCTCGATATTTTGCTCGTACCGCCGACACCGCGGCGCAATTACTACACGCTCGTCACCTGTGGTATGAGCAATCTGCCGATGACGGTTCCCGAAGGCGCAGAGAACTTTCGCTACGCGGAGCTCATGCTGTGTCTGCCGCCTTCGTGGGCGGTGACGGAAGAGGCGTTCCGCAAGGAGGAGCACTATTGGCCGGTCCGCATGCTGAAGACGCTTGCCCGCCTTCCCCATGACTACGGCACTTGGCTCTACCATGCCCACACGATTCCAAACGGCGATCCGGCCCAGCCGTACGCCCGCAGCACGAAGCTGGCCTGCATGCTCGTCGAGCTGCCGACGATAGTGGACGACCCGCACGCCTTCTTCACTCTCAACATGGAGCCCGGCAAGGCCGTGCATTTCTTCACCTTGATTCCGCTCTACGCCGAAGAGATGAATCTGAAGCTGACCCAGGGCACGGAGGCGCTGCTGGAGAAGCTGGCTCAAGCGGGTGTCAACGAACTCGTGCAGCCCGACCGGAAGA
- a CDS encoding SDR family oxidoreductase produces the protein MTTKRKRVWFITGASKGLGYAYTRAALEAGDQVVAVARAISPLDPLKDQYPDSLLPLMLDVRNRESVFAVIQAAKEHFGRLDIVVNNAGTMTLGMVEELSESDARDLMETNFFGALWVSQAVMPHLREQGSGHIIQISSIGALVSGPMSGMYSASKFALEGLSEALAREAASFGIKLTMVEPGGYWTEMYNALRLSHPIEAYGPLREELAKQYAEGSVDSDPQLAAQALMKLVDSEDPPLRLILGSMVFDAAIHSYEERIATWKSWEPVSRAAEKGIPAPEGYGE, from the coding sequence ACTTGGATATGCCTACACCCGTGCAGCCTTGGAGGCAGGGGATCAGGTGGTGGCCGTCGCGAGAGCCATCAGCCCTCTGGACCCGTTGAAAGACCAATATCCAGACTCCTTACTGCCATTGATGCTGGATGTAAGGAATAGAGAATCTGTTTTTGCAGTAATCCAAGCGGCGAAAGAACATTTTGGGCGGCTGGATATCGTCGTCAATAACGCAGGTACCATGACTTTAGGGATGGTTGAAGAACTGAGCGAAAGCGATGCCAGAGACCTGATGGAAACCAACTTTTTTGGTGCTCTCTGGGTCAGTCAGGCGGTAATGCCCCACCTGCGGGAACAGGGTTCAGGGCACATTATACAGATCTCGAGCATCGGCGCATTGGTATCCGGTCCAATGAGCGGGATGTACAGTGCGAGTAAGTTTGCGCTGGAAGGATTGAGTGAGGCCTTAGCAAGGGAGGCCGCTTCCTTCGGCATCAAGCTTACCATGGTAGAACCCGGGGGATATTGGACGGAGATGTACAACGCTTTGCGTTTAAGTCATCCGATTGAGGCTTACGGACCTCTCAGAGAAGAATTGGCTAAGCAATATGCGGAGGGCTCGGTAGACAGCGATCCGCAATTAGCAGCACAAGCTCTTATGAAGCTGGTCGACAGCGAAGATCCTCCTTTACGACTGATCCTTGGCAGTATGGTATTCGATGCAGCCATTCACAGCTACGAAGAGCGCATAGCGACCTGGAAGTCATGGGAACCCGTAAGCCGTGCTGCTGAAAAAGGAATTCCCGCTCCTGAAGGGTATGGGGAATAG